A single region of the Geobacillus subterraneus genome encodes:
- the coxB gene encoding cytochrome c oxidase subunit II, whose product MKKGLRNWRLFSLFGMMALLLAGCGKPFLSTLQPAGEVADMQYSLMLLSTSIMVLVIVVVAIIFVYVVIRFRRRKGEENKIPKQVEGSHKLEIIWTVIPIILLLILAVPTVSATFKLADVKPMNDKNRDKDTVVVNVRANSYWWEFEYPDYGIITSQDLVVPTNEKVYFNLIASDVKHSFWIPAVGGKMDTNTDNKNQFWLVFDQEATDKAGGVFYGKCAELCGPSHALMDFKVRPLPRTEFDAWVEKMQNAKKPVVTDPVAKQGEAIFNKSCIGCHAVSPVDKRPARTAPNLANFGDRERIAGILEHNEENLKRWLRDPESIKPGNKMTGTYGELTEEQLDALTKYLMSLKVE is encoded by the coding sequence ATGAAGAAAGGGCTACGAAACTGGCGCTTATTTTCCTTGTTCGGGATGATGGCGCTGTTGCTCGCCGGCTGCGGCAAGCCGTTTTTATCGACGCTTCAGCCTGCCGGTGAAGTAGCGGACATGCAGTATTCGCTCATGTTGTTGAGCACGTCGATCATGGTGCTCGTCATTGTCGTCGTAGCGATCATCTTCGTCTATGTTGTCATCCGCTTCCGGCGGCGCAAAGGGGAAGAAAATAAAATTCCGAAGCAAGTGGAAGGAAGCCATAAACTGGAAATTATTTGGACTGTCATTCCGATTATCCTCTTGCTGATTTTAGCGGTGCCGACAGTATCGGCGACGTTTAAGCTGGCGGATGTCAAGCCGATGAATGACAAGAACCGTGATAAAGACACGGTTGTGGTCAACGTGCGCGCCAACTCGTACTGGTGGGAATTTGAATACCCGGATTACGGCATTATTACGAGCCAAGACTTAGTCGTGCCGACGAACGAAAAAGTCTATTTTAATTTGATTGCGTCAGACGTCAAACACTCGTTCTGGATTCCGGCGGTCGGCGGCAAAATGGACACAAACACCGACAACAAAAACCAGTTTTGGCTCGTCTTTGACCAAGAAGCGACAGACAAAGCGGGCGGCGTCTTTTACGGCAAATGTGCGGAGCTTTGCGGGCCGTCCCATGCGTTGATGGACTTCAAAGTGCGTCCGTTGCCGCGCACGGAGTTTGATGCTTGGGTCGAAAAAATGCAAAATGCGAAAAAACCGGTTGTGACAGATCCGGTCGCCAAACAAGGGGAAGCCATTTTCAATAAAAGCTGTATTGGCTGCCATGCCGTGTCGCCGGTGGACAAGCGTCCGGCACGCACAGCGCCGAATTTGGCGAACTTTGGCGATCGTGAACGGATTGCCGGTATTTTAGAACACAATGAAGAAAACTTAAAAAGATGGCTGCGTGATCCCGAAAGCATAAAGCCTGGAAACAAAATGACAGGTACATATGGCGAACTGACAGAAGAGCAGCTTGATGCATTGACGAAATATTTAATGAGCTTAAAAGTGGAATAA
- the cyoE gene encoding heme o synthase, translated as MADLKAVHGAAADARHRSQASAKAIWRELSAVVKIGIVNSNLITTFAGMWLAFYFTGEHFLENLHLVFFTLFGAAFVIAGSCAINNYIDRDIDQYMERTKVRPTVTGTMEPRRVLWLGVALVAVGTMSLLMTTVTAAVVGLIGMVTYVFFYTLWTKRHYTLNTVVGSISGAVPPVIGWTAVDPSFHVVPLVLFLIMFLWQPPHFLALAMKRCEEYRAAGIPMLPVVHGFAMTKRQIIVWVACLLPLPFYLFSLGAPFLTVATLLNIGWLFLGLWGLKMKDDLKWAKWMFVYSLNYLTILFVAMVIATLW; from the coding sequence ATGGCCGATTTGAAAGCGGTGCATGGGGCCGCGGCCGATGCTCGCCATCGTTCGCAGGCAAGCGCAAAGGCGATTTGGAGAGAATTGTCGGCAGTTGTCAAAATCGGGATTGTTAATTCGAACTTGATCACGACGTTTGCCGGAATGTGGCTGGCGTTTTATTTTACTGGAGAGCACTTTTTGGAGAATTTGCATCTTGTGTTTTTTACGCTGTTTGGCGCCGCGTTCGTCATCGCAGGTTCATGCGCCATTAACAACTACATTGACCGCGACATCGATCAATATATGGAGCGGACGAAAGTGCGGCCGACGGTAACTGGAACGATGGAGCCGCGGCGCGTGCTTTGGCTCGGAGTTGCCCTGGTCGCCGTCGGCACGATGAGCTTGCTCATGACAACGGTTACGGCAGCGGTGGTCGGGCTCATTGGCATGGTGACGTACGTCTTTTTCTATACGCTTTGGACGAAGCGCCATTATACGCTCAACACCGTCGTCGGCAGCATTTCCGGCGCCGTGCCGCCGGTGATCGGCTGGACCGCGGTTGACCCAAGTTTCCATGTCGTCCCGCTTGTTCTCTTTTTGATCATGTTTTTATGGCAGCCGCCTCACTTTTTGGCTCTGGCGATGAAGCGGTGTGAAGAATACCGCGCCGCCGGCATTCCGATGCTGCCGGTCGTTCACGGCTTCGCCATGACAAAGCGGCAAATCATCGTCTGGGTGGCCTGTTTGCTGCCGCTGCCGTTTTATTTGTTCTCGCTCGGCGCGCCGTTTTTAACGGTCGCGACGCTGCTGAACATCGGCTGGCTGTTTTTGGGGCTGTGGGGCTTGAAAATGAAAGATGACTTAAAGTGGGCGAAGTGGATGTTCGTCTACTCGCTCAATTATTTGACGATTCTGTTCGTGGCGATGGTCATCGCCACGCTTTGGTGA